ATAGAGTTATAAAAAAACATAAAATGCTTCACTTATGAGTTTCATTTCGACTTATTTAGCTGTTCTATCGTTTGGTTACAATTGTTACAACTTATTGAACCTATGAATTAGTTGGCCAGTCCATTCAGAAATAACACTTATGAGTTAGGTGAGCGATGCATAACTTGGAAAATCTACCTTGCCCCAAAGTTGCTTTCTTAAGTCGTCTTGATTAGACCAATTCCCCGCTAATAGCCATTCAACGAGTGCACTTGCCACGTCAGGGTAAGTGACCACTTCAGCCTGTTTTTCACTGAGCCAAGTACGCAAGATAGCCGCATCTAAAAAGGTCATGGTTTGAGCTAATCCAAGAGCCTCTAGCGTCGCCACATTGCTCTGTTGTTCGAACTGTCCTTCGAGTGGTTTGAGAAGCAATTTTTTCCCCAAGGTTAGGGCTTCAGATGGCAATTCAAAGCCGCCATTGGCTACCACACCTGAGCACTGGTTTAGGTCGAATTGAAAGCCTGCATGACTGAGTGGTTTAAACTCAATATTTTCGACTCGGCTATGCTCAATGACATTCGGGTGGTAGCAAACAAAATTATGGGAAATGAACTTCATCAGCAGCTCTGAGATCGACTCAATCTCCTCAAACGGCAAATAGACCAACGTAAAATCTGGTGCTGTTTTGGTTTGTTCATTACCAACCAGCGTGTGAACAATCGGTGTATGAACAATAGGTGGTAAAATCGGCTGTTCAAAGTGATACCAATGCAAACCAATAGAGTGCTCGGTTGGAGCGAAATGTTGAATCACTGAATGTTCAATCC
This region of Vibrio sp. BS-M-Sm-2 genomic DNA includes:
- a CDS encoding MJ1255/VC2487 family glycosyltransferase, which translates into the protein MKILYGVQGTGNGHIARARAMAVAFRQQNIDVDFLFSGREASKYFSMEAFGNYQTRSGLTFYSEQGQVKYGKTFIKNNIWRFLREINQIDLTPYDLVINDFEPVTAWAAKRQGVPCIGISHQNAFRYDVPKEGGNWIEHSVIQHFAPTEHSIGLHWYHFEQPILPPIVHTPIVHTLVGNEQTKTAPDFTLVYLPFEEIESISELLMKFISHNFVCYHPNVIEHSRVENIEFKPLSHAGFQFDLNQCSGVVANGGFELPSEALTLGKKLLLKPLEGQFEQQSNVATLEALGLAQTMTFLDAAILRTWLSEKQAEVVTYPDVASALVEWLLAGNWSNQDDLRKQLWGKVDFPSYASLT